A section of the Kribbella sp. HUAS MG21 genome encodes:
- a CDS encoding sigma-70 family RNA polymerase sigma factor, which translates to MTAVMETSAEARSDAATLVIQAAAGDQGAWSRLVDHYARLVWAVTRSFRLSDSDAADVSQMVWLRLLEHVNRVDPERVGAWLVVTTRRECLRVLAFRKRVLLTYEATAFEDVAGDQPELDAELLAGERADDVRRALESLPDRWQQLLGMLMADPPAPYAEISATIGIPIGSIGPIRGRCLQKLRLLLAS; encoded by the coding sequence GTGACTGCAGTGATGGAAACGTCGGCCGAGGCACGCTCCGACGCCGCGACCCTGGTGATCCAGGCCGCGGCGGGGGACCAGGGGGCGTGGAGCCGGTTGGTCGACCACTACGCGCGGCTCGTCTGGGCCGTGACCCGCAGCTTCCGGCTGAGCGACAGCGACGCCGCTGACGTCTCGCAGATGGTCTGGCTGCGGCTGCTCGAGCACGTCAACCGCGTCGACCCCGAACGGGTCGGCGCCTGGCTGGTCGTCACCACCCGCCGCGAATGCCTGCGGGTGCTGGCGTTCCGCAAGCGGGTGCTGCTGACCTACGAGGCGACGGCGTTCGAGGACGTCGCCGGCGACCAGCCGGAGCTGGACGCCGAGCTGCTCGCCGGCGAACGCGCGGACGACGTACGCCGGGCGCTCGAGAGCCTGCCGGACCGCTGGCAGCAGCTGCTCGGCATGCTGATGGCGGACCCGCCGGCGCCGTACGCCGAGATCTCCGCGACGATCGGCATCCCGATCGGCAGCATCGGCCCGATCCGCGGCCGCTGCCTGCAGAAACTCCGCCTGCTGCTTGCCTCCTGA
- a CDS encoding bi-domain-containing oxidoreductase, translating into MKQVAQNYKSGELAVLDVPPPTCAPGGVLVRSLYSLISTGTELMKVGEAKLSLVGKAKARPDQVRKVLDTVAQQGVMSTYKKVMNKLDSYTPLGYSLCGVVVEVGAGAEEFSVGQLVAAAGNEYALHAEYNWVPLNLCVPVPDGVPAEQAAFSTVGAIAMQGVRQAEVQLGDTAVVIGLGLVGQLVVRLLVAAGVRVYGIDTVDDRCRMAEKAGALYCASPDEAGVASLERALLEASNGLGADHILLAAGGHSNGPVETAARLARDRARVVDIGKTKLDLPWNAYYDKELEVRFSRSYGPGRYDDRYELQGIDYPAGYVRWTERRNLACFIDLIAREQIDVASLIANTFPITDATDVYQQLSTGAHPGVGFLFEYPKVEADAGVEASAPIRSTVVTGSGDTVRVGFVGAGNYASSMLLPHLVKDERVVLARVATNKSLSAANAQRRFGFREVATDSQEVLADDSLDAVFVVTRHSSHAELACRALETGKAVFVEKPLALTDDELDRIVATVDATGNDRLMVGFNRRFAPLLTDLRTRFGDPGGNYSLRYLVNAGRLDSTSWYLDAGKEGSRFAGEGGHFIDTLTWWLDSLPTEVYAVPGPDAGDVLVTLRFANGSVGTISYVGGGNARFPKETIDITGGGRNARFDNFQSASVWTGRKPSTRKSRSADKGQRIELERFVAAVKSGGPMPIPFDVLVATTRATIAVDRSLASGKAEQLQPPPHRPGQGRV; encoded by the coding sequence ATGAAACAGGTTGCACAGAACTACAAGTCCGGAGAGCTGGCGGTGCTGGACGTGCCGCCGCCCACCTGTGCGCCCGGTGGTGTGCTGGTGCGGTCGCTGTACTCGTTGATCTCGACCGGGACCGAGCTGATGAAGGTCGGCGAGGCCAAGCTGTCGCTGGTGGGCAAGGCGAAGGCGCGGCCGGACCAGGTGCGGAAGGTGCTGGACACCGTCGCGCAGCAGGGTGTGATGAGCACCTACAAGAAGGTGATGAACAAGCTCGACTCGTACACGCCGCTGGGGTACTCGCTGTGCGGTGTGGTGGTCGAGGTCGGGGCCGGTGCTGAGGAGTTCAGCGTCGGGCAGTTGGTCGCTGCGGCGGGGAACGAGTACGCGCTGCATGCGGAGTACAACTGGGTGCCGTTGAACCTGTGCGTTCCGGTGCCGGACGGCGTACCGGCTGAGCAGGCTGCGTTCTCCACGGTCGGGGCGATCGCGATGCAGGGGGTGCGGCAGGCCGAGGTGCAGCTGGGCGACACGGCTGTGGTGATCGGGCTGGGGCTTGTCGGGCAGCTGGTGGTGCGGTTGCTGGTCGCGGCCGGGGTGCGGGTGTACGGGATCGACACGGTCGACGACCGGTGCCGGATGGCGGAGAAGGCGGGGGCGTTGTACTGCGCCTCGCCCGACGAGGCGGGTGTGGCGTCGCTGGAACGCGCGCTGCTGGAGGCGTCGAACGGGCTGGGCGCGGACCACATCCTGCTCGCGGCCGGTGGTCACTCCAACGGTCCGGTGGAGACCGCGGCACGACTGGCGCGGGACCGGGCGCGGGTCGTCGACATCGGCAAGACGAAGCTGGACCTGCCGTGGAACGCGTACTACGACAAGGAGCTGGAGGTCCGGTTTTCCCGGTCGTACGGCCCCGGCCGCTACGACGACCGCTACGAACTCCAGGGCATCGACTACCCCGCCGGCTACGTCCGCTGGACCGAACGCCGCAACCTCGCGTGCTTCATCGACCTGATCGCCCGCGAACAAATCGACGTCGCCTCCCTGATCGCCAACACCTTCCCCATCACCGACGCCACCGACGTCTACCAACAACTGAGCACCGGAGCCCACCCCGGAGTCGGCTTCCTCTTCGAGTACCCGAAGGTCGAGGCCGACGCGGGTGTGGAGGCCTCGGCGCCCATTCGATCGACGGTTGTGACGGGCTCGGGCGACACGGTGCGGGTTGGGTTTGTGGGGGCGGGGAATTATGCGTCGAGCATGTTGTTGCCGCACCTGGTGAAGGATGAGCGGGTTGTGCTCGCGCGGGTGGCTACCAACAAGTCTTTGTCGGCGGCGAACGCCCAGCGCCGGTTCGGGTTCCGGGAGGTGGCGACCGACTCGCAGGAGGTGCTGGCGGACGACAGCCTCGACGCCGTGTTCGTGGTGACCCGGCACAGTTCGCACGCCGAGCTCGCCTGCCGGGCGCTCGAAACCGGGAAGGCGGTGTTCGTCGAGAAGCCGCTCGCGCTGACCGACGACGAGCTGGACCGGATCGTCGCCACCGTCGATGCCACCGGCAACGACCGCCTGATGGTCGGCTTCAACCGCCGGTTCGCGCCGCTGCTCACCGACCTCCGGACCCGCTTCGGCGACCCGGGCGGCAACTACTCCCTCCGCTACCTGGTGAACGCCGGCCGGCTCGACTCCACCAGCTGGTACCTCGACGCCGGCAAGGAAGGCAGCCGGTTCGCCGGCGAGGGCGGCCACTTCATCGACACCCTGACCTGGTGGCTGGACAGCCTCCCGACCGAGGTGTACGCCGTACCAGGCCCCGACGCCGGCGACGTCCTCGTCACGCTGCGGTTCGCGAACGGCTCCGTCGGCACGATCAGCTACGTCGGCGGCGGCAACGCGCGCTTCCCGAAGGAGACGATCGACATCACCGGCGGCGGCCGCAACGCGCGCTTCGACAACTTCCAGAGCGCCTCGGTCTGGACCGGCCGCAAGCCGTCGACCCGCAAGTCCCGCAGTGCCGACAAGGGCCAGCGGATCGAGCTCGAGCGGTTCGTCGCCGCCGTGAAGTCCGGCGGCCCGATGCCGATCCCGTTCGACGTCCTGGTCGCCACCACCCGCGCCACGATCGCGGTCGACCGCAGCCTGGCCTCCGGCAAGGCTGAGCAGTTGCAGCCCCCACCCCACCGCCCCGGTCAGGGGCGCGTGTGA
- a CDS encoding Wzz/FepE/Etk N-terminal domain-containing protein, with the protein MSAQQLDVKKSWQAIRRQRLLVAAIAAVGLLAGIGYAYLRPPMFNASALVVLPPPPQSATGSTVSTQSIETQVYIAESGPVLLSAGQNVTPQLSTEMTRERVKATAATDDVIRIDAKGTSAKQAIELANAVAQVYLVFITTDQKLPGDLGKRTGARMLEQAVNARGGSMLVHTGIYGGLGAVLGAVAGAILALARARGDRRLRLRDEIADAVGLPVLASVSSYRATDPSDWANLLEHYSPTAVDAWALRKVLHNLALDARTGQQVSLTVISFADDHKARPLGPQLAAFAGSVGISTSLVVDQHHDKPSGAVALEIHLVLVDRDAPHLDDSERTTRTVIALSAGTVTAEELARLAVATVADDRTIDGLVVTDPDPFDRTIGRVAQSQRRTGSRLPTLLTGTARRTR; encoded by the coding sequence GTGAGCGCGCAGCAACTGGACGTGAAAAAGTCCTGGCAGGCGATCCGGCGGCAGCGGCTCCTGGTGGCCGCGATCGCCGCGGTCGGGCTGCTCGCGGGGATCGGCTACGCCTACCTGCGGCCTCCGATGTTCAACGCCTCCGCCCTGGTCGTGCTCCCACCGCCGCCGCAGTCCGCCACCGGCTCGACCGTGAGCACGCAGAGCATCGAGACCCAGGTGTACATCGCCGAGAGCGGCCCGGTCCTGCTCAGCGCCGGCCAGAACGTCACCCCGCAGCTGTCGACGGAGATGACCCGCGAACGGGTCAAGGCGACCGCGGCCACCGACGACGTCATCCGGATCGACGCGAAGGGCACGTCGGCCAAGCAGGCGATCGAGCTGGCCAACGCGGTCGCCCAGGTCTACCTGGTGTTCATCACCACCGACCAGAAGCTGCCCGGCGACCTCGGCAAGCGCACCGGCGCCCGGATGCTCGAGCAAGCCGTCAACGCGCGCGGCGGCAGCATGCTCGTCCACACCGGCATCTACGGCGGTCTGGGCGCAGTGCTCGGTGCCGTCGCCGGCGCGATCCTCGCCCTGGCCCGGGCTCGCGGTGACCGGCGCCTCCGGCTGCGGGACGAGATCGCCGACGCGGTCGGGCTTCCGGTGCTCGCGTCCGTCTCGTCGTACCGGGCCACCGACCCGTCCGACTGGGCGAACCTGCTGGAGCACTACTCACCGACCGCCGTCGACGCCTGGGCACTGCGCAAGGTGCTGCACAACCTCGCACTCGACGCGCGGACCGGGCAGCAGGTCTCGCTGACCGTGATCTCGTTCGCGGACGACCACAAGGCCCGCCCGCTCGGTCCGCAGCTCGCCGCGTTCGCCGGCTCGGTCGGGATCTCGACCTCGCTGGTGGTCGACCAGCACCACGACAAGCCGTCCGGTGCGGTCGCGCTGGAGATCCACCTGGTGCTGGTCGACCGCGACGCACCGCATCTGGACGACAGCGAGCGCACCACCCGCACCGTCATCGCGCTCTCGGCCGGCACCGTGACCGCCGAGGAACTCGCGCGGCTGGCCGTGGCGACGGTCGCCGACGACCGCACCATCGACGGCCTCGTGGTCACCGATCCCGATCCGTTCGACCGCACGATCGGCCGGGTCGCCCAGTCGCAGCGCCGCACCGGCTCGCGGCTACCCACGCTTCTCACCGGCACGGCAAGGCGGACCCGATGA
- a CDS encoding alginate lyase family protein: MSRQPLGWYVRRLRRMSPTELIWRARDTGRRTAWAYQQVRPGQDGKTDLPLRTERTFRTTLAPRTADAVPDAARKAVIEEADAILAGHLEVLGVERTDLVAPDWFRDPVTGCRSDPAQYVFRLNHRNERAVGNIKQVWELSRHHHLTQLAAAWYLTHDDRYAERVADHLNDWWRSNPFLSGVHWASGIEIGLRLISWTWIRRLLNDWPDITELFEHNELALQQLYWHQRYLAAFQSHGSSANNHVIAEAAGQLVGACAFPWFTKSELWRRDAAALLQKELDANTFPSGVNRELATDYHRFVSELGLYAALEADAAGHPLSQETWALLTRTVDVAAAIVDNTLRPPRQGDDDEGMVLVVDPPIVSNWTAFLALGAAVVGRAPWWPEIQATAGSVLVGSLVDGRQSDRPAERPGHFADAGLTILRSRTSGGGGGGREIWCRADAGPHGFLSIAAHAHSDALSLEVRVDGVDVLADPGTYCYHGEQEWRDYFRSTIAHNTVEVGGAEQSTWGGPFLWLRGATGKVLRYDANTWEAEHDGYAPATHRRTAVLDDGVLRVEDRLDTASDVRIAWHLGPEVSAQLDGSTGLLEWPGGSAVVELPDGLTWTMHRGGTAPLLGWYSPRFGHKVPTTSLLGEGSLTPGSPATSVFRFQ; this comes from the coding sequence GTGAGCCGCCAGCCCCTGGGCTGGTACGTCCGCCGCCTGCGCCGGATGTCCCCCACAGAACTCATCTGGCGCGCCCGCGACACCGGACGCCGTACTGCCTGGGCCTACCAGCAGGTCAGGCCCGGGCAGGATGGAAAGACCGACCTCCCGCTCCGCACCGAGCGCACCTTCCGTACGACGCTCGCACCGCGGACCGCGGACGCCGTACCGGACGCCGCCCGCAAGGCCGTCATCGAGGAGGCCGACGCGATCCTGGCCGGCCACCTCGAGGTACTGGGGGTCGAGCGCACCGACCTGGTCGCGCCGGACTGGTTCCGCGACCCGGTCACCGGCTGCCGCTCGGACCCGGCGCAGTACGTCTTCAGGCTGAACCACCGCAACGAGCGGGCCGTCGGCAACATCAAGCAGGTGTGGGAGCTGTCCCGCCATCACCACCTGACCCAGTTGGCGGCCGCCTGGTACCTGACCCACGACGACCGGTACGCCGAACGCGTCGCCGACCACCTGAACGACTGGTGGCGCAGCAACCCGTTCCTGTCCGGCGTGCACTGGGCGAGCGGGATCGAGATCGGTCTGCGGCTGATCAGCTGGACGTGGATCCGCCGCCTGCTGAACGACTGGCCGGACATCACCGAACTCTTCGAGCACAACGAGCTGGCGCTCCAACAGCTCTACTGGCACCAGCGCTACCTGGCCGCGTTCCAGAGCCACGGCTCCTCGGCGAACAACCATGTCATCGCAGAGGCGGCCGGTCAGCTCGTCGGCGCGTGCGCCTTCCCGTGGTTCACCAAGAGCGAGCTGTGGCGCCGGGACGCGGCAGCCCTGCTGCAGAAGGAACTCGACGCCAACACGTTTCCCTCCGGTGTGAACCGCGAGCTGGCCACCGACTACCACCGCTTCGTCTCCGAGCTCGGCCTGTACGCCGCACTCGAAGCGGACGCCGCTGGTCATCCGCTGAGCCAAGAGACCTGGGCGCTGCTGACGCGTACGGTCGACGTGGCCGCGGCGATTGTCGACAACACGCTCCGGCCGCCGCGGCAGGGTGACGACGACGAAGGCATGGTGCTGGTTGTCGACCCGCCGATTGTCAGCAATTGGACAGCGTTCCTGGCGCTCGGTGCCGCCGTCGTCGGCCGCGCCCCGTGGTGGCCGGAGATTCAAGCCACGGCGGGCTCCGTGCTCGTCGGATCGCTTGTCGATGGTCGACAATCCGATCGTCCGGCCGAGCGGCCGGGGCACTTCGCCGACGCCGGCCTGACCATCCTCCGCAGCCGCACCAGTGGTGGCGGAGGTGGTGGCCGGGAGATCTGGTGCCGCGCGGACGCCGGCCCGCACGGCTTCCTGTCGATCGCCGCGCACGCCCACTCCGACGCGCTCTCCCTCGAGGTGCGTGTCGACGGCGTCGACGTCCTCGCCGACCCCGGCACGTACTGCTACCACGGCGAGCAGGAGTGGCGTGACTACTTCCGCTCCACCATCGCCCACAACACCGTCGAGGTGGGCGGCGCCGAGCAGTCCACGTGGGGCGGCCCGTTCCTCTGGCTGCGCGGGGCAACCGGCAAGGTCCTCCGGTACGACGCCAACACCTGGGAGGCCGAGCACGACGGCTACGCCCCCGCGACCCACCGCCGTACCGCCGTACTCGACGACGGCGTGCTACGAGTAGAGGACCGCCTCGACACCGCCTCCGACGTACGCATCGCCTGGCATCTGGGACCTGAGGTGTCAGCACAGCTGGACGGCTCGACAGGACTGCTGGAGTGGCCGGGCGGCTCGGCTGTCGTCGAGCTGCCCGACGGACTGACCTGGACGATGCACCGCGGCGGCACCGCCCCACTGCTCGGCTGGTACTCGCCACGCTTCGGCCACAAGGTCCCGACCACCAGCCTGCTGGGCGAAGGCAGCCTGACCCCGGGCTCCCCCGCGACCAGCGTGTTCCGCTTCCAGTAG
- a CDS encoding Wzz/FepE/Etk N-terminal domain-containing protein, with amino-acid sequence MTNQQYSAPHAATTTGWAEDDDGLFTDERSTAHPPDSLVTLRFLRDAVVRHARIWLLLALIGVTGGLATYFVLPPPHQATARLLVTTREGDDPVKAMATEISLATSRTVAERVIALLKLPQTPDDLLAEYTATNLTDRILEIKASAKTDEQATKLATVIGQTYLVFRREQISLDERPLVKDLTAAQNDLALARQAVIAAGDDPNSPRRPGSPEIARFNAAADKYRFVQAQLLEQATRASKMNSTRMLDAPAPVKVSEKRTLAIKAGTGLIAGLFLGMGFVIVRALISDRLWKRQDIANALGARIRLSTGRPPRRRLPFTTTLRPAQARHPEIRLLSQHLGQRIIWAKRPTPALAVVSVDDVPACALAVAALAVSIADEGKHVLVADLTGTGLLAQKLGVKEYGTRDSRFSDAGRRIDVFLPDPDALPPEGCYLRLGENNRPSGSGDVQLDAAWDVADVVLTLATLSPAIGADHLGSWAARAAVVVTAGRSTTAKVRATGEMVRLAGLEIDSAIVLHADRTDEGVGVTEAEASRPTADLEMFSR; translated from the coding sequence ATGACGAACCAGCAATACTCCGCGCCACACGCCGCGACCACGACGGGCTGGGCCGAGGACGACGACGGCCTGTTCACCGACGAGCGGTCGACGGCCCACCCGCCGGACAGCCTGGTCACGCTGCGGTTCCTGCGCGACGCCGTGGTCCGGCACGCGCGGATCTGGCTGCTGCTGGCGCTGATCGGTGTCACCGGCGGACTGGCGACGTACTTCGTTTTGCCGCCGCCGCACCAGGCGACCGCGCGGCTGCTGGTCACGACCCGCGAAGGTGACGACCCGGTGAAGGCGATGGCCACCGAGATCAGCCTGGCCACCAGCCGGACGGTCGCCGAGCGGGTGATCGCGCTGCTGAAGCTGCCGCAGACACCCGACGACCTGCTCGCGGAGTACACCGCCACGAACCTGACCGACCGGATCCTGGAGATCAAGGCGTCCGCGAAGACCGACGAGCAGGCCACCAAGCTCGCGACCGTCATTGGCCAGACCTACCTGGTCTTCCGGCGCGAGCAGATCAGCCTCGACGAGCGGCCGCTGGTCAAGGACCTCACCGCGGCACAGAACGACCTGGCGCTGGCCCGGCAGGCGGTCATCGCCGCGGGTGACGACCCGAACTCACCACGGCGGCCGGGCAGTCCCGAGATCGCGCGGTTCAACGCGGCCGCCGACAAGTACCGGTTCGTCCAGGCGCAGCTGCTCGAGCAGGCCACCCGGGCGTCCAAGATGAACTCCACCCGGATGCTCGACGCCCCCGCACCGGTGAAGGTCTCGGAGAAGCGGACACTCGCGATCAAGGCCGGCACCGGACTGATCGCGGGACTGTTCCTCGGTATGGGTTTCGTCATCGTCCGGGCGCTGATCTCCGACCGGCTGTGGAAGCGCCAGGACATCGCCAACGCGCTCGGTGCCCGGATCCGGCTCAGCACGGGACGTCCGCCGCGCCGCCGGCTGCCGTTCACCACAACGCTGCGTCCCGCACAGGCACGGCACCCGGAGATCCGGTTGCTGTCCCAGCACCTCGGTCAGCGCATCATCTGGGCCAAGCGCCCCACACCGGCGCTGGCAGTGGTCAGCGTTGACGACGTACCGGCGTGTGCGCTCGCGGTCGCAGCGCTCGCGGTCTCGATCGCCGACGAGGGCAAGCACGTGCTGGTCGCGGACCTGACCGGCACCGGGCTGCTCGCGCAGAAGCTCGGTGTGAAGGAGTACGGGACCCGGGACTCGCGGTTCAGCGATGCCGGGCGGCGGATCGACGTCTTCTTGCCGGACCCGGACGCCCTGCCGCCGGAGGGCTGCTACCTGCGGCTCGGCGAGAACAACCGGCCCAGCGGCTCGGGTGACGTCCAGCTGGACGCCGCTTGGGACGTGGCCGACGTGGTGCTGACGCTGGCCACGCTGTCGCCGGCGATCGGCGCCGACCACCTCGGCAGCTGGGCGGCCCGCGCCGCCGTCGTGGTGACGGCCGGGCGGTCCACCACGGCCAAGGTCCGGGCGACCGGCGAGATGGTCCGCCTGGCCGGGCTGGAGATCGACTCCGCGATCGTGCTGCACGCCGACCGCACCGACGAGGGCGTCGGCGTGACCGAGGCGGAGGCGTCGCGCCCGACCGCCGACCTCGAGATGTTCTCCCGATGA
- a CDS encoding glycosyltransferase produces the protein MRILLVHNRYRSTAPSGENRVVDQEREALAALGHEVGIFERHSDELEQWPAWKKATLPARVVWNPASKRDLAATLRTFRPDVVHVHNTFPVLSPSVLYACSDANVPVVITLHNYKLLCASGDFYRDGSVCHDCAGGNPLPAVSHACYRGSKLATATTVLNTRSHRRSWRGLVSAYLFVSESQRKLLAGMDFDPDRSFVRYNYVPYDGPVAGAHTGPRRRQVTYVGRLDAPKGAPLLMKGWDAYREVAGDDALQLVIAGGGPLLDEVTAWAADRPSVELRGLMSKAEVFQLMRESRAVVLPSEWEETFGLVVVEAMAVGVPLLASAHGSFPELVTDGVDGALFDPRRPAELAKLLLDVDTAPDRYVDLGRAARTTYETKHDPHRNLQQLLDVYRFAVANPVSTR, from the coding sequence ATGAGGATCCTGCTGGTGCACAACCGATACCGCTCGACGGCTCCGAGCGGCGAGAACCGCGTCGTCGACCAGGAGCGGGAGGCGCTCGCGGCGCTCGGCCACGAGGTCGGCATCTTCGAGCGGCACAGCGACGAGCTGGAGCAGTGGCCGGCGTGGAAGAAGGCCACCCTCCCGGCCCGCGTGGTGTGGAACCCGGCCAGCAAACGCGACCTGGCAGCAACACTGCGCACGTTCCGGCCGGACGTGGTCCACGTCCACAACACCTTTCCGGTTCTGAGCCCGTCGGTGCTCTACGCGTGCAGCGACGCCAACGTGCCCGTTGTCATCACCCTGCACAACTACAAGCTGCTGTGCGCCAGTGGCGACTTCTACCGCGACGGCTCGGTCTGTCACGACTGCGCCGGCGGCAACCCGCTCCCCGCGGTGTCGCACGCCTGCTACCGCGGCTCCAAGCTGGCCACCGCGACCACAGTGCTGAACACCAGGTCGCATCGGCGCAGCTGGCGCGGCCTCGTGTCGGCGTACCTGTTCGTCTCCGAGTCACAGCGCAAGCTGCTTGCCGGCATGGACTTCGACCCGGACCGCAGCTTCGTCCGCTACAACTACGTCCCGTACGACGGTCCGGTCGCCGGCGCGCACACAGGTCCGCGCAGGCGCCAGGTGACGTACGTCGGCCGGCTCGACGCGCCCAAGGGCGCTCCCCTGCTGATGAAGGGCTGGGATGCGTACCGCGAGGTCGCCGGCGACGACGCCCTCCAGTTGGTGATCGCCGGCGGCGGCCCGCTCCTGGACGAGGTGACCGCCTGGGCCGCCGACCGGCCGTCGGTCGAACTCCGCGGCCTGATGAGCAAGGCGGAGGTCTTCCAGCTGATGCGGGAGTCCCGCGCGGTCGTCCTGCCGTCCGAGTGGGAGGAGACCTTCGGCCTTGTCGTGGTCGAGGCGATGGCGGTCGGCGTACCGCTGCTCGCGTCCGCGCACGGCTCGTTCCCGGAGCTCGTCACCGACGGTGTGGACGGCGCACTGTTCGACCCGCGCCGGCCGGCCGAGCTGGCCAAGCTCCTGCTCGACGTGGACACCGCCCCCGACCGGTACGTCGACCTCGGCCGCGCCGCGCGCACGACGTACGAAACCAAACACGACCCGCACCGCAACCTGCAACAACTCCTGGACGTCTACCGGTTCGCCGTGGCGAACCCGGTGTCCACTCGGTAG
- a CDS encoding right-handed parallel beta-helix repeat-containing protein, which translates to MEQRAPSGHGDPWYRKRRNLVAGGAVLLVGALAVGTLVADGRPASRPEPAAPAATPPATAVKAPTAPPVKVCDNSKVLAGPTQAPEGAVAVGTSQNLQELTAAHPAGTTFWLAPGRHRLTNDEFIQIVPKDGNRYIGAPGAVLDGANRNRYAFTGYAKDVQIRNLTIQNFGRLRGNNDEGVVNHNSATGWTIEGNTIQRNAGAGLMIGSRNVVRGNCLRNNGQYGFNAYNPERVASITIQGNEITGNNTDDWEVLKPGCGCTGGGKFWSVAGAVVRGNWIHDNNGPGIWADTNNSAFAVDGNYIAGNFAEGIVYETSYNASIRGNTFVRNGIGKGPMNAGFPTPALYISESGADHRVAGMYNQTFEVSGNVFTDNWAGVILWENADRFAGSAANTSTGSGTLVNPSVVTIETCNAANIKNQPYLGDCRWKTQNVRVHDNVFTLNPDKLGDKCASRSGCGYNGIFSNWGTFPDWSPYKARTVEDAITFHQGNRFFANTYSGPWKFMVHEQGNSVNWAAWQGAPYGQDPDSVIKVSGER; encoded by the coding sequence ATGGAACAGCGTGCCCCGTCCGGTCACGGAGACCCGTGGTACCGCAAGCGACGCAACCTCGTCGCCGGCGGTGCCGTCCTGCTGGTCGGTGCGCTGGCGGTGGGCACCCTGGTCGCCGACGGGCGGCCGGCGAGCCGGCCCGAGCCGGCGGCTCCGGCCGCGACACCGCCGGCCACGGCCGTCAAGGCGCCCACGGCTCCGCCGGTGAAGGTCTGTGACAACAGCAAGGTGCTCGCCGGGCCTACCCAGGCCCCCGAGGGCGCAGTCGCCGTCGGCACGTCCCAGAACCTGCAGGAGCTGACCGCCGCGCATCCGGCCGGTACGACGTTCTGGCTGGCGCCTGGGCGGCACCGGCTCACGAACGACGAGTTCATCCAGATCGTCCCGAAGGACGGCAACCGCTACATCGGCGCACCGGGCGCCGTCCTCGACGGCGCGAACCGGAACCGCTACGCGTTCACCGGGTACGCGAAGGACGTGCAGATCCGCAACCTCACGATCCAGAACTTCGGCCGGCTCCGCGGAAACAACGACGAAGGGGTCGTCAACCACAACTCCGCCACCGGCTGGACGATCGAGGGCAACACGATCCAGCGCAACGCCGGCGCCGGCCTGATGATCGGCAGCCGGAACGTGGTCCGCGGAAACTGCCTGCGGAACAACGGCCAGTACGGCTTCAACGCCTACAACCCGGAACGAGTCGCGAGCATCACCATCCAGGGCAACGAGATCACCGGCAACAACACCGACGACTGGGAGGTGCTCAAGCCGGGGTGTGGCTGCACCGGCGGTGGGAAGTTCTGGTCGGTGGCGGGCGCGGTCGTTCGAGGCAACTGGATTCACGACAACAACGGACCGGGAATCTGGGCCGACACCAACAACTCGGCTTTCGCCGTCGACGGCAACTACATCGCGGGCAACTTCGCCGAGGGCATCGTCTACGAGACCAGCTACAACGCGTCAATCCGCGGCAACACGTTCGTCCGCAACGGGATCGGCAAGGGCCCGATGAACGCCGGCTTCCCGACACCCGCGCTGTACATCTCGGAGTCCGGGGCGGACCATCGAGTGGCCGGCATGTACAACCAGACCTTCGAGGTGAGCGGAAACGTCTTCACCGACAACTGGGCCGGGGTGATCCTGTGGGAGAACGCCGACCGGTTCGCCGGATCCGCGGCCAACACCAGCACCGGGTCCGGCACCTTGGTGAACCCGTCGGTGGTCACCATCGAGACCTGCAACGCCGCCAACATCAAGAACCAGCCGTACCTCGGCGACTGCCGCTGGAAGACGCAGAACGTCCGCGTGCACGACAACGTGTTCACGCTGAACCCGGACAAGCTCGGCGACAAGTGCGCGTCCCGCAGCGGCTGCGGCTACAACGGCATCTTCTCCAACTGGGGCACGTTCCCCGACTGGTCGCCGTACAAGGCCAGGACGGTCGAGGACGCGATCACGTTCCACCAGGGCAACCGGTTCTTCGCCAACACCTACAGCGGGCCGTGGAAGTTCATGGTTCACGAGCAGGGCAACTCGGTGAACTGGGCCGCCTGGCAGGGGGCGCCGTACGGGCAGGACCCGGACAGCGTGATCAAGGTCAGCGGCGAGCGATGA